The DNA segment CATCTCAGTGTACCTATCACCATCTTTTAAAGTGTAAGCTCTATAGGAAAACACATAAACAGGGGATGATGCAGAGGTATTAAACATTCATGGAATTTTTTACTcacctgttcattcattcagaaatttTTATTGAACCCATACTCAAGAGGCTTATAATCAAAGGAGAAGGTAGACACCAACTAGTTTGTAATTAACTAGTATATATTTGATAGATTTGAGTTCAATTGTGAATGAAAGGAGTAAGGGTGTGTGGAATTAAATGTAAAGagtattcttcaatattttaataacaaaggAAAATGGAGAAGGACATAATTCAGAATCCAGCTAATCCATCCATGATTGATTTGGAGCTTTTGCAGCACACCAGTTCTTTAGCCTTCCCCTGAATCCTCAATTCTGATTGTACCATGGGAAAACTTCCCTTTGAAGCAGGTCATTCACGCCTCTCAACACTTGCTAACCTTCCCTGACAGAAGACAGCCTGCCTTTAAGCACAACAGTCTTTCACTGGAAAATATGCTAAAAATATAATAtgctaaaaattttaatacatttttattcactGGTCATGTTAGTGGTCCCTTCTatttaagtttttgtttaaatttctatttaagttttttttcaagaaaaaaacaatttaggTACAAGAAATTGACAGAAATCTGAAGCTAATAGACAATGACTGAAAGTTGGAAGGTACAGTTCTAGGTTTCTGATCTGGGCACTTTCTTCTAATGGTCTACTCAGGACTGCTCTTTTTATACTTCATATCCATAAACATGTTTTAATTCTCACATGTTCCTGTACAATGAAGTTGATCTAAATGTGACATTCCCCAAGGCACTACTGGGAAATTGTTTTATTGACAGAAGTTTTGTATGTCTTTGTGCAGCCTTGTCTGTGACTCACACGTTCAAAGTAATAGATCTAATTGGAGGCCGCCTTTATTTGTGCCCAGAATTCACCAGTTTCAGAGAACTGCTTGGTTTTGATAgcacagagaaagcctgcactaaTTTGTCTTAAGGTCCGcagtttacttatttttggctgcgttggtcttcattgctgcgcgcaggctttctgtagttgcggcgagcaggggctactcttccttgtggtgcgcaggtttctcattgcagtggcttctcttgttgcagagcatgggctctaggcgtgcaggctctagagcgcaggctcagtagttgtggcacacgggcttagttgctctgcggcagatcttcctggaccagggctcgaacctgtgtcccctgcattggcaggcggattcttaacccctgcgccaccagggaagtccctgtatgtaGTTTGAGTTGTCGTTTGAGTTGAGTTGGTCCTCTGCTGTTATGTTCTACTACAGAAACTGCACAGCTCCTCCTGGTGGTCTCTGATGGACGCGGCCTTTTCTTTGAGGGCAAAGACAGAGTCCTAGCAGCAGTTCAGGCCGCCCGGAATGCTAACatctttgtcatttttgttgtgttggacAATCCCAGTTCACGGGTGAGTGATTACTAAAAGCCACTTTTCTGGGGATTCCCTTCAAGTTGTTCTATCTGAAGAATGGCCTGGGTCTCACAGTCATACCGAGAACTCCTATAACATTCATGGCATCCTGAAGGGCACCGTTCTaggcattttataattattttctcatataacCGAGCAGTAACTCAGTGATGTAGGGATGGTTATTCCCACTCTACAGTGAAGGACAGAAGCACAGAGGTTGTAGGTAATGACAAGGAAGCCAGTATTCAGACTGACTCAGTCTGTCCTCTTAACCACTTTGTGCTAACTAGTACTCTGGTGGGTCATCTCCCTCTGCACAGCGTCGCTGCAGGTATCGCAGCCTCGATGATGGGCCCTGTCCATTGGAAACATAGACCAACCTTTCCAAGTACTTGGATCTCAGCAGTGCCCTCCTCAAAGGAGGAGGCATCAGTCACTACATGAAAGATGTCCACGGGGTGGTCTGTTCCCGGGGAAGTACTGTCTCTGCAGGTCACATTGAGGCCTGGATAGCAAGCTGAAAATTTAATGTGAATTATTCCAAGTAGAGAATAGGAAATACCATTGTAGGGAAATCAGGTTTGCTTATCtacccctttccttcccttttagtgGCCATTCTCCTGGAAGGGGTGCTCAGAAAGAGATCTGCTGCCTCCTTATTAAGAGTTCTGTTTTACTTAGTGATAAGAGCTATTTTTATAAGCAGGAATTAGACATATGAGACCTAAAAATTGTCTGCAAAGGAGATCATAAAAGAGCTAGCCAAAGACACtgatttagttttatttctaaatgttttttttttttttttgccaggatTCTATCTTGGACATCAAGGTACCAATATTTAAAGGGCCTGGAGAGATGCCTGAAATCCGATCCTACATGGAAGAGTTCCCATTCCCTTTCTATATAATCCTACGCGATGTGAACGCACTTCCCGAGACGCTCAGCGATGCTCTCAGGCAGTGGTTTGAGCTGGTGACAGCCTCTGACCACCCGTAGAACAGAAGGAACACAGTCCTAAGTGAGACTTTGCGGTCAGAATGTCACACTGCTTGCCGGGTGCTCCCCTTTGGACAACTGTTTCTGAACTCCCAGCTCAAAAATGGTATTTAATCTTAGATTTGATTTATAAACGTTCACCCAACAGCTACAAAAAATTTTATTGCAACATTTTACAACACGATTTCAGAGCCTAGAGAAAACTCATGCTCCCTGCTGTGCCTGGGCGCCAGTGCTTGTAATAAACTTGGGGTGAAGGAACAGCAGCAGCAGGTGTCTGGGCTCgtacctggggtggggggtggcgctGCCCTTTGGGCTCGTCTCAGAAGTCCTGGCCCAAGAGGAGGCTGCACCCCACCCTTGGTGCCCAGCTGCCTGCCTTCCCTCCCAGGGACCCTGGACACCTCCATGAGGAGATGCTGCTGGAAGCATGGGACTGTGCCAGGCCTCTGGGCAAAGGACTAAAGGGAACTTCCCTTTTGACCCTGCGCTAATAAGGCTTGGCCTTGCGAAGCCCACAGTGTGTACCCGAAAGCTGTCAAGTGGCTAAGGCAGCTGCGGGTTTTTTTTAGAgagtctgtgtttttttttttactgtgcttCTTATGAAAGGAACTAACTTCTCTACGAGGGGAGGAGGCTTGTggtatgtgtgtttttttataAAACAGACATCATGGGAGCCCAAATCATCAGAAAATGACCCTTGGGCCATGTATGAATGAAAGGGCTTTTCAGTGTCCTCCCCTTCACCTTTGCTGCTTCGGGAGACTATGCAATGATGGAAGGatgatttttcctttatttcattctCTCTGTGCCATAGTTCTGCTGTTgtagtaatttatttctttagttcATTTTTTCTTAACAGTTAAGAGGAAGAATCATTCCTCACACTGATTTCAAGTTGAACTGAGCCTGTCTTAGGCTGGAAAAGAAGTGCTGTATCAGAAGAACTAAGCAGCCACATCTTTTTTTCCAGTCAAAAATCCATCAACAATAGTTTTTAGGCAGTTTTTACTTGGCCAAAAAGCAGTGCTTGAATACTTAACTGTGTGCTGTGTTCTCGTTAAGCTCTGTCAGATGTTCTTTCGTAGACAACATGCCATGACGTAATCATCTATCTCCGTGTCTGTTATCAAGTTACACTGTGAAGTGTGCCACCCTTTTGAGGTGGTCCTCAAAGACAGTTTGCTTGTTGTTTAACCAGGTGTCCTAAAGCATGTACCTGAggttatatcattttttattctaaaaagctATGCAGCTTATAttctgaaaattattaaaaaatataccaCTGTTGATGTAACTTGTGCTGCTCCAAGATGAAATCTGAGTGTAAGAGATGTATCACTGGCCAAAGCAGGAAGTTTAATCTTCCAGCAGGGAGGGAAGACACCAACATTATGACTGTGATGCGGTCCATCATATCTACCTTTAATTGACAGGACAAGCTAAGCTGAAGCATCCCAACTGATGTACCAGCATAGTGATTCTCTTGGCCCTGGGATAGCTAATAGGGTCTGGAACAGATGAATTTCAGTAAGCAAGTTACCCAAGAGTGCTAGCTTCAGTTTGTGCTGTGACAGGAAAAGGGTTGGGAAGCACAGGAGCAGACACGGGAGACCCATCAGGAACTGAGGGCGTTGGTTAGGAAGAGTGACATACCTGAGTCACTTAGAAGAAGCTACTGCGGGTAGGCTTGCTCTCTCACACACTCTCACTTGGAGCTCAACCTTTACATTTGCCTTACCTTCCTCTCCACCTCCATCCAAACCCCAATCTTATCCAGTCTAACTTCTGGATATTTACCTTATTCTGTCTTCCCTTTTGCTTTCCGCTGACTGCAGTGCAGCTGGAGCTCTTATAATGTAGcttgagggggacttccctgggggtaaagaatccaccttccaatgcaggggacacaggttcgatccctggtcagggaactaagatcccacacgccacggggtagcgaagcctgcacacctcaactagagagcctgtgtgccgcaaactacgagcccacgtaccgcaacaaaagatcccgcgtgcctcaactaagacctgatgcagccaaaaaattttttaataaatattaaagtaaataaaatgtagcTTGAACTACTAATCACTTTGCTAGCTTCACTTAGTCATACTCACAACATCCAAGGAGATCTTTCTGAATTCCTATGAAGAAGGTACCATTTGTTGCTTCTTAGCACTACCTGCCTCCCCTGTCCCTTCTCTCCCAGCATCCCCACCACACTATTTGATTTGATCACAGCAAACCACACGGGCCTTGGAATCTGCCAGTGTTCCATGCATTCTTTGTCTAGAATTCTCTTACCCACTTGGCCTTTCTGACTTTGCCTAGCTCAGATAAGCCCTCCAGGAAGAATGAGCTCCCACAGTATGAGCCTTGACAACATCTATAAATACTACGTTGGACTTACGTCTTCCTACCCAAAGAGGGATTCTAAGGACAGGGGGCATATATGACTCATGACAGCATTACCAATGTCTAGCATGAGTGAATCTTTCTGGAtgggaagaaaaaatagtataaaaatgtcagttctcaCTTTATAGATTCAACACATTCAAAATTTCAGTAACGATTCTAAGATGATTTagaggaaaataatacaaaacattTCTAAAGGTCATACAGACCATTAATAGAAGACTCTTACCAGATACTACAGGGGAGTATTCCTGCCTAATAATAAAACACACAACAACAAAGAAGTAAAAACGACCTGGATGAAATTATCCTGAGGGTTACTCACACCCTAAAAGAATTTACCAGGAGTATCACAAATCCCAGGAATATGAATGAATTagttaataaatggtgctgaaattATAGTTTACAACTGGAAAAGAACTTATATCCCCATTATGCTATAAACCAAAATCCTAGATAAacattaacaatgaaaattttttaaagctctgaaGGGGAGAAGATGAAATTGAAAAGGctcaaaagaatggaaaatacacGTGACTATATAGAGACTTAAAGCTATAAAAGGAAAAggatcaaagtttaaaaaaatatggcaaACAGCCcatataaaattagaataaaagtcTGGATCATCATAAAGGGACCAAACTCATAACAATTCACAAAATAAGTGTAACTAAAAGTGGCAAGGGATATTTAACTTCACtactatttaaaagagaaaaaaaatcaatgaactgCTAATTAGTAGACAAATTTTGAAATACGTGGTTATGGTATTAGCATCATTCACACAATGCCTGGTAATGTTCAAAATCTTCAGAGTGCTTATATGCGCCAGGTTCTGTTCTCAGTGCACTACATACAATACAGTACAACAGCTCTGGGGTAGATGCTGTTATTTcactttacagacgaggaaacacACCCACAAAAGTAGCCAGAAGTACACAACTGGGAAAAGGGAGCTCCAAGGATTCCAAGCAAGGCAATCAAGTAAATGCACAGTGAACGAACAGGTAATTGAACACTTTGGGCTGTATTTTAATTCAGAACAatcctgtttttttaaagaagggatTCACTAACCCCTTACAGTTAATATAACCTAAGCGTAAGGAGTGTGTTGAGGGGAGGATAAAACgattatgggggaaaaaagcaaggcGTAGGGATGTTTGGTTCCTCATTACTAGTTACACAAAATTCTCAAAACTGCAATGGGACAACCATTTAAAGCCTTGTAACTAAGGACGATCATGAAGACTACAACGCCAGGAAAAATGCTCGCAGTAGAAAAGAACAGGGACAAGAACGAGAAAAGGGGACAAGCACAAcacaaactaagaaattaacttttaaatttttagaatttttcacTATACGCACTAAATCTCAAAAAGAATATACTAAAATAGTTTTCTTCCCTCACCCCCCAAATCCTTTCATTTAATGAAACTTAACCACGTGTCAGGAACTGGGCTAAATGCCTCACCACCATCTCATTCTTACAACAACCTGTGAAGCAGGAACTGTTATCCTGTTTTCACGGATGAGCAAACGTAGGCTAAGACAAAGCGAAACTGCCTTGAGCTTCAGTTCCGACTGCCGGGCTCCCGGAGCCAGCGCAACTGTCGCCGGCGCCTCCCGGGAAACCGAGCTCGCCCCGCCCCGTCACCGCCCCACTTCCGCCCCTGCGCACTGGGGCTCTGGCGGACCGCGCTGTCTGGACGTGATGGCAGCTTCCCGCTTACCCCCGGCGACGCTAACGCTAAAGCAGGTACCAACTATCCTCACCGGCCTCTTAGGGCAGCTTTACTGGGTCTGAGCTCGATTCTCTACCGCCCCCTGCACCCATTCTATAGAGGGGTCTCGGGGACTACTGGGGCGGACGACCCTGCGCGCGCCCCACTCTGATTGGTtcgggcgggggggcggggcttcGCGCCGCCCGGGGGGGTGGGGGCCGACGGGAAGTGCAAGGGGGTTGGGGCTACTTTCCAGTCCTGGTGCAAGAGGCGGGCCGGGCTCTTGATCTTGAGCCCGGATCCCCACTGCCTAGGTGACTGCGGGAAGGACTGGTCTACTGCTTGTACTCTTGATTTTAAGTTTGACAAGGGAGTAAGGAGACAACGCAAACAAACTTCTTGCCgttttcttaaaagtaaaaaggtggttttctttccccttttcaaaATTGAGAACCAAAGAGAAAAGAGCCTACCGGGCTGACGATTGTGCAGCTGTAATTGCCATTTCTCCTCCCCTGTACAGTTCGTGAGAAGGCAACAAGTTCTCCTCCTCTACAGAAGGATTTTGCAGGCAATTCGGCAAGTTCCAAATGATTCTGATCGCAAATACCTGAAGGACTGGGCAAGGGAAgaattcaaaagaaacaaaagtgccACCGAAGAGGTGAGACCAAGATCATGGTGATGGTAGGCCCTGACCCTTTTGTACTGAttagtgagtttttaaaaaaaatttgatagaTATCTTGGGATATGTCACTGAGATGGTATATCTTGATCATTGCTCTTGATGTTACTGATTTTTcacttaactgatattttaaatttaacaatgTTTGCTATATCTACACTCTACAGTAGCACCACCCAACTTGTCTgttaaaccacacacacacgaaaagataataaatattacagcatgatggtttgggAAGTATGTGTGGGGTGTATGAAAGCATGCCAGACATTGTGTACCCCTAATTGTTAACTTTTGGCTTTCCTAAAGGGCATCAGTGCCAATTCTCAGTATTAGTTCctaattttaacaaataaaatggtAGAGCTGTACCTTGTTTAACCAGTGAAAACAGTGACCAGATTTCACTTTCTTCTACAGGATACAATCCGGATGATGATTACTCAAGGCAATATGCAGCTCAAAGAGTTAGAAAAAACACTTGCTTTAGCCAGATCTTAACTACAGCATTACTCTGAAAGGTTTTCAAAGTCTCCATGTGTTTAGTTGAGCTTAGGCTCAACAGTGGGTAGCCCAAAGCCAAGTGAAACTATCTGTACATAGAGCCCTTGAGCAAAATATCAGAACATGGAGCATGGCATATCAGAGAGAGCCAAGAAAAGGGCATAAGAGCAATTGTCTTAGCACTGAAAACataccttttattttgaaaatgttcttgGATATGTCAGCAGTTTTTGGAAGAAGCAAAAACCAGTACGatagcacataaaaagatgttcaacaccattaatcattaggaaaatgcaaatcaaaaccaccaagAGATACTATTTacatccactagaatggctataattaaaaaggaagataattgcaaatgttggcgaggatgacgatgcggagaaactggaacccttaaacactgctggtgggact comes from the Pseudorca crassidens isolate mPseCra1 chromosome 13, mPseCra1.hap1, whole genome shotgun sequence genome and includes:
- the LYRM2 gene encoding LYR motif-containing protein 2, producing MAASRLPPATLTLKQFVRRQQVLLLYRRILQAIRQVPNDSDRKYLKDWAREEFKRNKSATEEDTIRMMITQGNMQLKELEKTLALARS